The following are from one region of the Nicotiana tomentosiformis chromosome 7, ASM39032v3, whole genome shotgun sequence genome:
- the LOC138896279 gene encoding uncharacterized protein translates to MKKIIIEVPESGNLLKKSGQANVWLRALLGPVEKAKLESHGSLTWMNDIVHSSLKEQFKGLQLEKEVLAEEKNALEQQAKMVAAELAIEKASSNQVGKDKDILESSFAEQFSKATKEIRGLKELLNQKETYAGELVQSLTQTQEDLRASSDKIKFLESSLAPLKTAFDASKVEKEELKAEIDQREKDYEALEDKLTLNLSWAFLNTRLETLIEASQEGFDLNAEISKAKETIEKTQQRQSFSSPEVDVPEADDPIPGEVSAQAPTP, encoded by the exons ATGAAGAAGATTATCATTGAGGTTCCTGAGAGTGGGAACTTGCTGAAAAAATCTGGTCAAGCTAATGTATGGTTGAGAGCTTTGCTTGGTCCAGTAGAGAAGGCAAAGTTGGAGAGTCACGGCTCATTGACTTGGATGAATGATATTGTTCATTCATCTCTGAAG GAGCAATTTAAGGGTCTTCAACTGGAGAAGGAAGTTTTGGCTGAAGAGAAGAATGCCTTGGAGCAACAAGCGAAGATGGTTGCGGCTGAGTTAGCAATTGAAAAGGCATCTTCAAATCAAGTTGGTAAAGACAAGGATATCCTTGAGTCTTCATTCGCTGAGCAGTTTTCGAAAGCCACTAAAGAGATAAGGGGATTGAAGGAACTTCTTAACCAGAAAGAGACTTATGCCGGAGAGTTAGTTCAATCACTTACACAAACTCAAGAAGATCTCCGTGCCTCTTCTGATAAGATCAAGTTCTTGGAGAGTTCTCTTGCCCCTTTGAAGACTGCCTTTGATGCTTCCAAAGTTGAGAAAGAAGAGCTGAAGGCTGAGATTGATCAGCGGGAGAAAGATTATGAAGCTCTTGAAGATAAGTTGACACTCAATCTGAGTTGGGCTTTTTTGAATACTCGCCTCGAAACTTTGATAGAGGCTAGCCAGGAAGGCTTCGACCTGAATGCTGAGATCTCCAAAGCTAAAGAAACGATTGAAAAGACTCAGCAAAGGCAAAGCTTTTCCTCACCTGAGGTTGATGTTCCCGAAGCTGATGATCCTATTCCTGGTGAAGTTAGTGCTCAAGCCCCTACTCCCTAA